A region from the Bacillus sp. (in: firmicutes) genome encodes:
- a CDS encoding glycine C-acetyltransferase has product MSKVLDEFLQENLEDLKSRGLYNVIDPVQGANGPIITIGDKQLINLSSNNYLGLATNERLKEVAKKAIDSHGVGAGAVRTINGTLDLHVKLEEKIAEFKGTEAAIAYQSGFNCNMAAISAVMDKNDAILSDELNHASIIDGCRLSKAKIIRFNHSDMDDLRTKAKEAKESGQYKKIMVITDGVFSMDGDIAKLPEIVEIAEEFDLITYVDDAHGSGVLGKGAGTVKHFGLQDKVDFQIGTLSKAIGVVGGYVAGKQMLIDWLKVRSRPFLFSTALTPADVAACTEAIDMLMNSTELHDRLWENGNYFKKGLKSLGFDIGESETPITPCIIGEEKLTQQFSKRLYEEGVYAKAIVFPTVPRGTGRVRNMPTAAHTKEMLDKALEIYEKVGKEMGVIS; this is encoded by the coding sequence ATGTCAAAAGTATTAGATGAATTTTTACAAGAAAATTTAGAGGACTTAAAAAGCCGTGGACTATACAATGTCATTGACCCTGTTCAAGGCGCCAATGGACCGATCATTACCATTGGAGATAAACAGCTTATCAACTTATCGTCTAATAACTATCTTGGTCTCGCTACGAACGAACGCTTAAAAGAGGTAGCGAAAAAAGCAATTGATTCTCATGGTGTGGGTGCTGGAGCCGTTCGTACAATTAACGGGACGTTAGACTTACACGTGAAATTGGAAGAAAAAATTGCAGAATTTAAAGGAACCGAAGCAGCGATTGCGTATCAATCTGGATTTAACTGTAACATGGCAGCGATTTCAGCCGTTATGGATAAAAATGACGCCATTTTATCCGATGAGTTGAACCATGCGTCAATTATTGATGGTTGTCGCTTGTCGAAGGCAAAAATCATTCGTTTTAACCATTCCGATATGGACGACCTTCGCACCAAAGCGAAAGAAGCAAAAGAGTCTGGTCAATATAAGAAAATAATGGTCATCACAGACGGTGTATTCTCAATGGATGGAGACATCGCCAAACTTCCTGAAATTGTCGAAATTGCTGAGGAGTTTGACTTAATCACGTATGTAGACGATGCCCATGGCTCTGGTGTACTTGGAAAAGGAGCGGGAACAGTCAAGCATTTCGGCTTACAAGACAAAGTAGACTTCCAAATTGGTACGCTTTCTAAAGCGATTGGTGTTGTTGGTGGGTATGTCGCTGGTAAGCAAATGCTTATTGATTGGTTAAAGGTTCGCTCACGTCCGTTCTTGTTCTCGACTGCTTTAACGCCAGCTGATGTCGCTGCTTGTACGGAAGCGATTGATATGTTAATGAATAGTACGGAATTACACGATCGTCTGTGGGAGAACGGAAACTATTTCAAAAAAGGATTAAAGTCGTTAGGGTTTGACATTGGGGAAAGCGAAACGCCAATTACCCCATGTATTATTGGTGAAGAAAAGTTAACGCAACAATTTAGTAAACGATTATACGAAGAAGGTGTATACGCAAAAGCGATCGTTTTCCCAACAGTTCCACGTGGTACAGGACGCGTTCGCAACATGCCAACAGCTGCGCATACAAAGGAAATGTTAGACAAAGCGCTCGAAATCTATGAAAAAGTTGGAAAAGAAATGGGCGTAATTTCATAA
- a CDS encoding L-threonine 3-dehydrogenase: MKKILVTGALGQIGTELVMKLRDVYGDQNVVATDIRQVDNDVVNSGPFEVLDVTDADKMFEVAKKYEVDSIIHLAALLSATAEKNPLLAWNLNMGGLVNALEVARELKCQFFTPSSIGAFGPTTPKDNTPQDTIQRPTTMYGVNKVAGELLCDYYFYKFGVDTRGLRFPGLISYVAPPGGGTTDYAVEIYYKALQEGKYTSYIAKGTYMDMMYMPDALNAIIDLMEADASKLKHRNSFNVTAMSFDPEEIAAEIRKHIPSFELDYDVDPVRQSIAESWPNSIDATCAKEEWGFKAEYDLAKMTEDMLTKLREKLSV, from the coding sequence ATGAAGAAAATTTTAGTCACCGGAGCCCTTGGACAAATTGGAACAGAATTAGTCATGAAGCTTCGCGATGTGTACGGTGACCAAAACGTCGTTGCCACCGATATTCGCCAAGTGGACAATGACGTTGTGAATAGCGGCCCGTTTGAAGTTTTAGATGTAACGGACGCGGATAAAATGTTTGAAGTAGCGAAAAAGTATGAAGTAGATTCCATTATTCATTTAGCGGCCCTGTTATCAGCAACAGCTGAAAAAAATCCGCTCTTAGCATGGAATTTAAATATGGGTGGGCTAGTCAACGCACTTGAAGTGGCACGAGAACTTAAATGTCAATTTTTTACACCAAGTTCAATCGGAGCATTCGGTCCAACGACTCCCAAAGACAATACCCCACAAGATACAATTCAACGTCCGACAACGATGTATGGGGTGAATAAAGTAGCTGGAGAACTTCTTTGTGACTACTATTTCTATAAGTTCGGTGTCGATACACGTGGCTTGCGCTTCCCTGGTTTAATTTCTTACGTAGCACCGCCTGGAGGTGGAACAACCGATTATGCCGTAGAGATTTATTATAAAGCGCTACAAGAAGGAAAGTATACTTCTTACATTGCGAAAGGTACGTACATGGATATGATGTACATGCCAGATGCGTTGAACGCTATTATCGACTTAATGGAAGCCGATGCGTCGAAATTGAAGCACCGGAACTCTTTTAATGTAACCGCGATGAGTTTTGATCCAGAAGAAATTGCAGCGGAAATTAGAAAGCATATTCCTTCCTTTGAATTAGATTACGATGTAGATCCTGTTCGCCAAAGCATTGCGGAAAGCTGGCCAAATTCCATCGATGCTACGTGTGCAAAAGAAGAATGGGGCTTTAAAGCTGAATACGATTTAGCGAAAATGACGGAAGATATGCTAACCAAATTAAGAGAAAAATTATCAGTATAA
- the brnQ gene encoding branched-chain amino acid transport system II carrier protein — MQTQLSGKQVLAVGLMLFALFLGAGNMIFPPALGQAAGSNVWVAIVGFLITGVGLPLLGVTAIALTGSDLEKLASRVHPIFGIIFTFIVYLVIGPLFAIPRTATVSFEIGVTPFLSEAAKGGNLSLFLTTVVFFGITLWLAMNPSKLVDRVGKILTPILVVVLATLVIKAIITPMGEIGEPAEAYQSGAFFKGFIEGYLTMDTLASLVFGIVVIHAIKNFGIRDNKVLAKATIKAGAIAATGLALVYVSLAYIGATSINVIGQADNGAVILSGSATHLFGSIGTTILALAITFACLTTSIGLVSSCSEYFSKVFPKVSYKTFVIILSIFSMIIANVGLTQLIQISIPVLLMVYPLAIVIMFLSFLPESISGHSPVYVFALIGAAVVSIVDGLAYTSLDVSALQDVLSLLPLYSQGVGWLVPSLVGAIMGYIIAQLGNKQNGSNALKKAS; from the coding sequence ATGCAAACACAACTTTCAGGCAAGCAAGTGTTGGCAGTTGGTTTAATGTTGTTTGCTCTTTTTCTAGGTGCAGGTAATATGATTTTCCCTCCAGCATTAGGGCAAGCAGCTGGATCAAACGTATGGGTTGCCATTGTAGGATTTTTAATTACTGGAGTAGGTCTGCCGTTATTAGGGGTTACCGCTATTGCGTTAACAGGTAGTGACTTAGAAAAATTAGCTTCACGTGTGCACCCAATATTCGGAATTATTTTTACATTTATAGTATATCTTGTCATCGGTCCGTTATTTGCGATTCCGCGCACAGCGACGGTGTCATTCGAAATTGGTGTCACACCGTTTTTATCCGAAGCCGCTAAAGGGGGAAATTTATCCCTATTCTTAACAACAGTCGTGTTCTTTGGGATTACGCTTTGGTTAGCCATGAACCCATCTAAATTAGTAGACCGCGTTGGTAAAATTTTAACACCTATTCTAGTGGTCGTTTTAGCAACGCTCGTCATTAAAGCTATAATCACTCCAATGGGAGAAATCGGAGAACCAGCAGAGGCTTACCAATCTGGAGCTTTCTTTAAAGGATTTATTGAAGGGTATTTAACAATGGACACGCTGGCGTCCTTAGTTTTCGGAATTGTGGTTATTCATGCAATTAAAAATTTTGGTATAAGAGATAACAAAGTGTTAGCGAAGGCAACCATTAAAGCAGGTGCCATTGCAGCAACTGGATTAGCGCTTGTGTATGTATCTTTAGCTTATATAGGGGCAACTTCTATTAATGTGATAGGACAAGCGGATAATGGTGCGGTTATATTATCTGGTTCGGCAACGCACTTATTTGGTTCCATCGGTACAACCATCTTAGCATTAGCGATTACATTTGCGTGTTTAACGACATCCATTGGCCTTGTATCATCTTGTAGTGAATATTTTAGTAAAGTCTTCCCGAAGGTTTCTTATAAAACATTTGTTATCATTTTATCTATCTTTAGCATGATTATTGCTAATGTCGGTTTAACACAATTAATTCAAATTTCGATTCCAGTGCTTTTAATGGTGTATCCGTTAGCGATTGTCATTATGTTCTTATCTTTCTTACCAGAATCTATTTCTGGTCACTCTCCGGTTTACGTGTTTGCTTTAATCGGAGCTGCGGTAGTGAGCATCGTTGATGGACTTGCGTATACATCACTAGATGTATCTGCTCTTCAAGATGTTTTGTCTTTGTTACCATTATATAGCCAAGGGGTCGGCTGGTTAGTACCATCTCTTGTTGGAGCGATCATGGGTTACATCATTGCTCAATTAGGTAATAAACAAAACGGTTCGAATGCATTGAAAAAAGCATCCTAA
- a CDS encoding YjiH family protein produces MKQANFSLIDSLRFLIPSLLGIFLFMTPIPHDGGITIPIAILSNALQELLGDRIPILMTYIIVLTLIGTIVAKLFKPSFIENSPFLKALLDVKPVWLVARLLGAIFALMTLYQWGPEWIWSENTGGLLLTGLLPILFAVFLFAGMFLPLLLNFGLLELFGAILTKIMRPVFKLPGRSSIDCLASWLGDGTIGVLLTSKQYEEGYYTKKEAAIIGTTFSVVSITFSLVVISEVGLESYFVPFYLTVTLAGFVAAIIIPRIPPLSKKQDTYVDGRPGDKTSEDIPAGYSRIGYGYEQALLQARKNNSLKKFLQDGTKNILDMWMGVAPIVMALGTLALGIAEYTSFFAWLGKPFIPILELMQIPEAAKASETLLIGFADMFLPALIGSGIESELTRFVIACLSVTQLIYMSEVGGLLLGSKVPVNMKDLIIIFLLRTIITLPIIVLVAHFIF; encoded by the coding sequence ATGAAACAAGCCAATTTTAGTTTGATAGACTCATTGAGGTTTTTGATTCCTTCGTTACTCGGTATCTTTTTATTTATGACTCCGATTCCACATGACGGAGGAATTACCATTCCAATTGCGATTTTATCCAATGCGTTGCAAGAATTATTAGGTGATCGAATCCCGATTCTCATGACGTATATCATTGTTCTGACACTTATTGGAACAATTGTCGCAAAATTATTTAAACCGTCGTTTATTGAAAACTCTCCTTTCCTTAAAGCCTTACTTGATGTAAAACCTGTTTGGTTGGTAGCACGACTACTCGGTGCGATTTTTGCATTAATGACGTTATATCAATGGGGGCCAGAATGGATTTGGTCTGAAAATACAGGTGGACTGTTACTCACAGGACTACTTCCAATCTTATTCGCTGTCTTTTTATTTGCCGGGATGTTTCTTCCGCTGTTATTAAATTTTGGTCTACTCGAACTGTTTGGAGCAATTCTTACAAAAATTATGCGTCCGGTCTTTAAACTACCTGGACGTTCTTCGATTGACTGTTTAGCGTCATGGCTTGGGGATGGAACCATTGGTGTCTTATTAACAAGTAAACAATACGAAGAAGGTTATTATACCAAAAAAGAGGCTGCCATTATTGGTACGACTTTCTCGGTTGTTTCAATTACCTTTAGCTTAGTTGTCATTTCCGAAGTAGGGCTTGAAAGCTATTTCGTACCATTTTATTTAACCGTCACACTTGCAGGATTTGTAGCAGCCATCATTATTCCACGTATTCCGCCATTATCGAAAAAACAGGACACATACGTGGATGGACGACCTGGTGATAAAACTAGCGAGGACATTCCAGCAGGATATTCTCGTATCGGTTACGGCTACGAACAAGCGTTACTTCAAGCAAGGAAAAATAATAGCCTGAAAAAATTCCTTCAAGATGGAACGAAAAATATTTTAGATATGTGGATGGGTGTCGCTCCAATCGTTATGGCATTAGGTACGCTTGCGTTAGGAATTGCCGAATATACAAGCTTTTTCGCTTGGTTAGGTAAACCGTTTATTCCGATACTTGAACTCATGCAAATTCCAGAAGCAGCGAAAGCGTCAGAAACGTTACTTATCGGGTTTGCGGATATGTTTTTACCAGCGTTAATCGGATCTGGTATTGAAAGCGAATTAACGCGCTTCGTCATTGCCTGCTTATCTGTTACACAGCTCATCTATATGTCTGAAGTCGGCGGACTGCTACTTGGTTCCAAAGTTCCTGTAAATATGAAAGATCTCATCATTATTTTCTTATTACGTACAATCATTACTTTACCGATTATTGTTCTTGTCGCCCATTTCATTTTTTAG
- a CDS encoding ABC transporter permease subunit gives MLARPLLRFILQLVLSVFGIILLASLPYFIQATISGEYGWRYYGEAIVQIVYSFIHPLQQTVTIGDSKQLLLPVLMDRVIYSLTILFCAIVFAFLLAVLLAIISMLFPYNIRKKFSFFLYLLESLPDLLVIVSIQMFIVFIFKKTGILLSSVATLGEQQIYVLPIVCLSILPTIMLYRHVMVLLEDEWRKDYVTLAHSIGLKRVVIVVKHIFRNVVVSLFFQSKKTIWFMLSNLFVIEYFFNLGGIATFLKQHLHPVVFSYSMIAIFLPIFIIYTFGEWCFRKMGLIRI, from the coding sequence ATGCTCGCAAGACCATTGTTACGCTTTATATTACAACTCGTCCTTTCTGTCTTCGGTATCATCCTTTTAGCAAGTTTACCGTATTTTATTCAAGCGACCATATCTGGAGAATATGGATGGAGATATTACGGAGAGGCTATTGTCCAGATTGTCTATTCTTTTATTCACCCGTTACAACAAACCGTAACCATAGGGGATAGCAAACAATTGCTTCTTCCAGTATTGATGGATCGTGTTATTTATTCATTGACCATTTTATTTTGTGCAATAGTTTTCGCATTTTTATTGGCCGTTCTTTTGGCAATCATAAGCATGCTTTTTCCTTACAACATTCGAAAAAAGTTTAGTTTCTTTCTATATTTATTGGAATCACTTCCTGATTTATTAGTGATAGTTTCTATTCAAATGTTTATCGTTTTTATTTTTAAGAAAACAGGGATTTTACTTAGTTCCGTAGCTACGTTAGGAGAACAACAAATATACGTTCTTCCGATTGTTTGTTTGTCCATTTTACCTACCATTATGCTCTACCGACATGTGATGGTTCTTTTGGAAGACGAATGGCGGAAAGACTATGTCACCTTAGCTCATTCTATTGGGTTAAAAAGAGTGGTAATTGTTGTAAAACATATATTTCGAAACGTTGTAGTAAGTTTATTTTTTCAGTCAAAAAAGACGATTTGGTTTATGCTTTCGAACTTGTTTGTCATTGAATATTTCTTTAATTTAGGAGGAATAGCTACATTTTTGAAACAACATTTGCATCCAGTAGTGTTCTCGTATTCTATGATTGCTATCTTTCTTCCAATATTCATCATTTATACATTTGGGGAATGGTGTTTTCGAAAAATGGGGTTGATTAGAATATGA
- a CDS encoding ABC transporter permease subunit yields MNSVWRQPLFLTGFTFLSGLLVLSFVYSWMTNGEIPQTNFLYDANGKLVDVSPLSPHWKMPLGSDMYGYSMLSKIIIGAKFTILGALAVALIRVGLGIPLGFLVGIYGQRYKRWITAFVDSFHYVPLTVVAFYLLFPVLWEPREGFQTTLMERIVYEVMILSLLTVPVVVVLVGNEAERLLQEEFIVCSKTLGASTFRIIRKHLIPMMKEKLVLIFGQQVMQTLIILSHLGLLQLFFGGTNVSYDPLFKDPPLSISNEWSGLIGSSLPYFKTAPWMLFGPIAFFGLTMLATAFMMEGYVRATAGYSYYFTKKKKEKMISRQNAETTAASFHFELVKRHSLKESN; encoded by the coding sequence ATGAATTCCGTATGGAGACAGCCATTGTTTCTAACTGGGTTCACATTTCTCAGTGGCTTGCTAGTATTAAGTTTTGTTTATTCGTGGATGACGAATGGAGAAATTCCACAAACGAACTTTTTATACGACGCAAATGGAAAGTTAGTGGATGTTTCTCCTTTATCTCCGCATTGGAAGATGCCATTAGGCTCTGATATGTATGGATATAGTATGTTATCTAAAATCATTATAGGAGCAAAGTTTACGATTTTAGGGGCGTTAGCAGTGGCACTTATTCGTGTTGGTTTAGGAATTCCTCTTGGGTTTCTTGTTGGGATTTATGGACAGCGCTACAAACGATGGATAACCGCTTTTGTTGATTCGTTTCATTATGTACCGTTAACGGTGGTCGCCTTTTATTTATTGTTTCCTGTTCTTTGGGAGCCAAGGGAAGGGTTTCAAACAACCTTAATGGAGCGAATTGTCTATGAAGTAATGATCTTATCCTTATTAACCGTTCCAGTTGTAGTTGTATTAGTAGGAAATGAGGCAGAACGGTTGTTACAAGAGGAATTTATCGTTTGCTCGAAGACGCTTGGTGCTTCCACATTTCGAATCATACGAAAGCATTTGATTCCAATGATGAAGGAAAAACTCGTTCTAATTTTTGGTCAACAAGTGATGCAAACGTTAATTATCCTCTCACATTTGGGCTTATTACAATTATTTTTCGGTGGAACGAATGTATCCTATGATCCACTCTTTAAAGATCCACCTCTTTCCATCTCAAATGAATGGTCGGGGCTTATTGGGAGTTCCTTACCGTATTTCAAAACAGCTCCTTGGATGTTGTTTGGCCCTATTGCCTTTTTTGGTCTTACGATGTTGGCCACCGCTTTCATGATGGAAGGGTATGTACGAGCCACAGCCGGATATTCATATTACTTTACGAAAAAGAAAAAGGAAAAAATGATATCTCGCCAAAATGCAGAAACGACAGCTGCTTCATTTCATTTCGAATTGGTCAAGCGCCATTCTTTAAAAGAAAGTAACTAA
- the sda gene encoding sporulation histidine kinase inhibitor Sda, giving the protein MYRNIQLYRNTLQLLSDEELIYAYKKAVRNSLSMEFISLLKKEIENRGVKIRELQYT; this is encoded by the coding sequence GTGTATAGAAATATTCAACTGTATCGAAATACGTTACAATTACTTTCAGATGAAGAATTAATTTATGCTTATAAAAAAGCGGTTCGAAACTCGCTATCGATGGAGTTCATATCGCTGCTAAAAAAAGAAATTGAAAACCGTGGAGTGAAAATTAGAGAATTGCAATATACGTAA
- a CDS encoding short-chain fatty acid transporter — MKSLIHFSNRLMQRYLPDPFIFVVLLTFVVFVLGLLFTDSTAGQMVQYWGDGFWNLLSFSMQMVLVLITGYVLASSPFFRTLLNGLARGARTPGAAIIFVTVVSMIASWINWGFGLVIGALFAKELAKRVPNVDYRLLIASAYSGFIVWHGGFSGSIPLSIATEGHPFAEQIGVISTNETIFSTYNLFIVVALFLILPLLNRFMHPEKDQTITIDPSLLDGMSTQAATVEEVRTPANWLENNFLVSLLVGLLGLFFLFYYFIESGFSLNLNIVNFLFLFLGILFHWTPKRFLQAVNEAVKGASGIIIQFPFYAGIMGMMTASGLAVVMSEAFVNISNDVTFYFFAFISAGIVNFFVPSGGGQWAVQAPIMIEAAQSLDLSIAKTAMAVAWGDAWTNLIQPFWALPALAIAGLKAKDIMGFCLIVLFISGVIISIGLFLFA, encoded by the coding sequence ATGAAAAGCTTAATTCATTTTTCAAATCGCCTCATGCAACGTTATTTACCAGATCCATTTATTTTTGTAGTTCTTTTAACATTTGTCGTTTTTGTACTTGGATTACTTTTTACCGATAGTACTGCCGGTCAAATGGTTCAGTATTGGGGAGATGGATTTTGGAACTTATTATCCTTCTCCATGCAAATGGTACTTGTCCTTATTACCGGATACGTTCTAGCAAGTAGCCCTTTTTTTAGAACGTTGTTAAACGGTTTAGCGAGAGGAGCAAGAACACCGGGTGCAGCCATCATTTTTGTCACGGTTGTCTCGATGATTGCAAGCTGGATTAACTGGGGATTTGGGTTAGTCATTGGGGCCCTGTTTGCTAAAGAATTAGCCAAACGGGTTCCAAACGTGGATTATCGACTATTAATCGCGAGCGCTTACAGTGGATTTATCGTCTGGCACGGAGGATTTTCGGGATCTATTCCTCTATCCATTGCAACGGAAGGACATCCATTCGCCGAACAAATCGGTGTAATTTCTACCAACGAAACGATCTTCTCTACGTATAACTTATTCATTGTCGTGGCATTATTCCTCATTCTTCCTTTATTAAATCGGTTTATGCATCCAGAGAAAGATCAAACAATTACGATTGATCCAAGTTTGCTTGATGGAATGTCTACTCAAGCGGCTACTGTTGAGGAAGTGCGTACGCCTGCGAATTGGTTAGAAAATAATTTTCTAGTTTCGTTATTGGTCGGACTTTTAGGTCTTTTTTTCCTTTTCTATTACTTTATTGAAAGCGGTTTTTCCTTAAACTTAAATATTGTGAACTTCTTATTCCTTTTCCTAGGTATTTTGTTCCACTGGACGCCAAAACGGTTTCTTCAAGCTGTGAATGAGGCGGTGAAAGGTGCGAGTGGTATTATTATTCAATTTCCGTTTTATGCTGGAATTATGGGAATGATGACGGCATCCGGTTTAGCGGTCGTCATGTCTGAAGCCTTTGTGAATATATCGAATGATGTTACCTTCTATTTCTTTGCGTTTATCAGTGCTGGTATCGTCAACTTCTTTGTACCTTCTGGAGGTGGCCAGTGGGCTGTTCAAGCACCAATTATGATTGAAGCGGCTCAGTCGCTTGACTTATCCATTGCAAAAACTGCGATGGCTGTGGCTTGGGGAGATGCGTGGACAAACTTAATTCAACCGTTTTGGGCATTACCAGCTTTGGCGATTGCCGGATTAAAAGCGAAAGATATTATGGGCTTCTGCCTGATTGTCCTGTTTATTAGTGGAGTTATTATTTCGATTGGACTCTTCCTATTTGCCTAA
- a CDS encoding DNA alkylation repair protein, whose product MDIINELEHRLYAERNKENAQAMEKYMRNLFPFIGIKTPERNKLLSTFYQDTGLLKKPFDRSFVRTLWKKEEREFQYTALNYMTRKKKELQPEDLTLCHDLITEKSWWDTVDHIASHLVGTLAKRFPEEVLPTVDKWPTDDNMWLRRTAIIYQLKYKGETDEQRLYGNILKNATNHEFFIQKAIGWALREYSKTNPDSVRAFIQQHPLPKLSVREGSKYV is encoded by the coding sequence ATGGACATCATCAACGAATTAGAACATCGTTTGTATGCTGAACGAAATAAAGAAAATGCCCAGGCGATGGAGAAATACATGAGAAATTTATTTCCCTTTATCGGAATCAAAACCCCTGAACGAAATAAGCTGCTGTCAACTTTTTACCAGGACACCGGTTTATTAAAGAAACCGTTTGATCGTTCGTTTGTCCGAACACTTTGGAAGAAGGAAGAACGAGAATTTCAATACACCGCACTCAATTATATGACCCGTAAGAAGAAAGAGTTGCAACCGGAGGATTTAACATTATGCCATGACTTAATAACGGAAAAATCGTGGTGGGATACCGTCGATCATATCGCGAGCCATTTAGTCGGCACATTGGCCAAAAGGTTCCCGGAAGAGGTGTTACCGACTGTTGACAAGTGGCCAACGGATGACAATATGTGGCTTCGGCGAACGGCAATTATATACCAATTAAAGTATAAAGGGGAGACGGACGAACAACGACTATATGGAAATATTTTAAAAAATGCTACAAATCACGAGTTTTTCATTCAAAAAGCGATTGGATGGGCCCTACGAGAATACTCAAAAACGAACCCTGATTCCGTCAGAGCCTTTATTCAACAGCATCCGTTACCAAAGCTAAGTGTGCGCGAGGGGTCTAAGTACGTGTAG
- a CDS encoding HAD family phosphatase, which yields MIRCIASDMDGTLINSRQTISEANREAILKAQQEGIQVVIATGRSYEEARYVLQEAGIHTPIICVNGAEVRDQNGTVVHVHSLDKKDAQEVMNILKEIDIYFELYTNKGTFTENYEIGLQTVIDIFTTTNPPMPEEFVRQMAKERLEKGFIREIGSYSDIMSDNEIHIYKFLVFSADKEKLQLAHQRLQPISSIAISSSGSENLEITDQKAQKGVALKKLVEQQGIALEETMAIGDNYNDVSMFNIVGYPVAMGNALDDIKKQCRYETVTNDEDGVAKAIEMALQKVGK from the coding sequence ATGATTCGTTGTATCGCATCTGACATGGATGGTACATTAATCAATAGTCGACAAACCATTAGTGAGGCTAATCGAGAGGCAATATTAAAAGCCCAGCAGGAAGGTATTCAAGTCGTCATTGCTACCGGCCGGTCATACGAAGAAGCAAGATACGTGCTACAAGAAGCCGGCATTCATACGCCAATCATTTGTGTCAACGGTGCAGAAGTCCGCGACCAAAATGGAACGGTTGTTCATGTACATAGTCTTGATAAAAAAGATGCTCAAGAAGTTATGAACATCCTAAAAGAAATCGACATTTATTTTGAGTTATATACGAACAAAGGAACGTTTACAGAGAATTACGAAATAGGATTACAAACCGTTATTGATATTTTTACAACGACGAATCCACCGATGCCAGAAGAATTTGTTCGCCAAATGGCCAAAGAGCGATTAGAAAAAGGATTTATTCGTGAAATCGGAAGCTACAGCGACATCATGTCAGATAACGAAATTCACATTTATAAATTTTTAGTGTTTTCAGCTGACAAGGAAAAATTACAGCTGGCTCATCAGCGCTTGCAACCTATTTCGTCGATTGCCATTAGTTCTTCTGGTAGTGAAAACTTAGAAATTACCGATCAGAAAGCGCAAAAAGGAGTCGCACTAAAAAAACTTGTCGAACAACAAGGCATTGCTTTAGAAGAAACGATGGCAATTGGAGACAACTATAACGATGTATCCATGTTTAACATCGTCGGCTACCCGGTCGCGATGGGAAATGCCTTGGATGATATTAAAAAGCAATGCCGTTATGAAACAGTGACAAATGATGAAGACGGTGTTGCCAAAGCAATTGAAATGGCGCTACAGAAAGTAGGAAAATAA
- a CDS encoding TetR/AcrR family transcriptional regulator — protein MQEYQDMLDVILENEEKITEKQKKILEAAIEIFSEKGFASTSTSEIAKRAGVAEGTIFRHYRTKKDLLLAIVGPVMSKIAAPFVTRGIHKLLDTEFDSFTDLLRAIIHNRQEFLRNNMPLFKIFVQEISFHPELKDQFFQHVSKQLANRMFHIIKSYQEKGQLIDLPPKYIFQFILSVIFGHLIARNVLFPDKNWDDEKDIDIMIQLIMNGIGKKF, from the coding sequence ATGCAAGAATATCAAGACATGCTGGACGTTATATTAGAAAACGAAGAAAAGATTACAGAAAAACAAAAGAAAATTTTAGAGGCGGCCATTGAGATCTTTTCTGAAAAAGGATTCGCTTCCACGTCAACAAGCGAAATCGCTAAAAGAGCTGGCGTCGCCGAAGGAACGATTTTCCGTCATTATAGAACTAAGAAAGACTTGCTGTTAGCCATTGTCGGACCGGTCATGTCCAAAATTGCCGCCCCTTTTGTTACTCGTGGTATTCATAAGCTGTTGGATACCGAATTTGACTCGTTCACTGACTTACTTCGGGCAATTATTCATAATCGACAAGAATTTTTGCGAAACAACATGCCTCTATTTAAAATATTTGTTCAAGAAATCTCCTTCCATCCGGAGTTAAAAGATCAGTTTTTTCAGCATGTGTCAAAACAATTAGCTAATCGAATGTTCCATATTATTAAATCCTATCAAGAAAAAGGACAGCTAATCGATTTACCGCCAAAGTATATTTTTCAATTCATCCTTTCGGTTATCTTCGGTCATTTAATTGCTCGGAACGTGTTATTTCCTGATAAAAACTGGGATGATGAAAAAGATATTGATATCATGATCCAGCTCATTATGAATGGTATTGGAAAAAAATTTTAA